One stretch of Streptococcus australis DNA includes these proteins:
- a CDS encoding ACT domain-containing protein: MKAIITVVGKDKAGIVAGVSTKIAELGLNIDDISQTVLDEYFTMMAVVSSDEKQDFTTLRNEFEAFGQTLNVKINIQSAAIFDAMYNI; this comes from the coding sequence ATGAAGGCTATTATTACAGTGGTTGGTAAGGATAAGGCTGGAATTGTCGCAGGTGTGTCTACTAAGATTGCAGAGTTGGGATTGAATATTGACGATATTTCTCAAACAGTACTGGATGAGTATTTTACCATGATGGCTGTCGTATCTAGTGATGAAAAACAGGATTTTACAACTTTGCGAAATGAGTTTGAAGCTTTCGGGCAGACCTTAAATGTGAAAATCAATATCCAGAGTGCAGCGATTTTTGATGCCATGTACAATATCTAG
- the rplQ gene encoding 50S ribosomal protein L17 — MAYRKLGRTSSQRKAMLRDLTTDLLINESIVTTEARAKEIRKTVEKMITLGKRGDLHARRQAAAFVRNEIASENYDEATDKYTSTTALQKLFSEIAPRYAERNGGYTRILKTEPRRGDAAPMAIIELV; from the coding sequence ATGGCTTACCGTAAACTAGGACGCACTAGCTCACAACGTAAAGCAATGCTTCGCGATTTGACAACTGACCTTTTGATCAACGAATCAATCGTGACAACTGAAGCTCGTGCTAAAGAAATCCGTAAAACTGTTGAAAAAATGATTACTCTAGGTAAACGTGGTGATTTGCATGCACGTCGTCAAGCAGCTGCTTTCGTACGTAATGAAATCGCATCTGAAAACTATGATGAAGCAACTGATAAGTACACTTCTACTACAGCACTTCAAAAATTGTTCTCAGAAATCGCACCTCGTTATGCTGAACGTAACGGTGGATACACTCGTATCCTTAAAACTGAACCACGTCGTGGTGATGCTGCGCCAATGGCGATCATCGAATTAGTATAA
- a CDS encoding DNA-directed RNA polymerase subunit alpha — MIEFEKPNITKIDENKDYGKFVIEPLERGYGTTLGNSLRRVLLASLPGAAVTSINIEGVLHEFDTVPGVREDVMQIILNIKGIAVKSYVEDEKIIELDVEGPAEITAGDILTDSDIEIVNPDHYLFTIGEGSSLKATMTVNSGRGYVPADENKKDNAPVGTLAVDSIYTPVTKVNYQVEPARVGSNDGFDKLTLEILTNGTIIPEDALGLSARILTEHLDLFTNLTEIAKSTEVMKEADTESDDRILDRTIEELDLSVRSYNCLKRAGINTVHDLTEKSEAEMMKVRNLGRKSLEEVKLKLIDLGLGLKDK; from the coding sequence ATGATCGAGTTTGAAAAACCAAATATAACAAAAATTGATGAAAATAAAGATTATGGCAAGTTTGTAATCGAACCGCTTGAACGTGGCTACGGTACAACTCTTGGTAACTCTCTTCGTCGTGTACTACTAGCTTCTCTACCAGGAGCAGCAGTGACATCTATCAACATTGAAGGTGTCTTGCATGAGTTTGACACAGTTCCAGGTGTTCGTGAAGACGTGATGCAAATCATTCTGAACATTAAAGGGATTGCAGTGAAATCATACGTTGAAGACGAAAAAATCATTGAACTTGACGTTGAAGGTCCTGCTGAAATTACAGCTGGAGATATTTTGACTGACAGTGATATTGAAATTGTAAATCCAGATCATTATCTCTTTACAATCGGTGAAGGTTCTTCACTAAAAGCGACAATGACTGTTAACAGTGGTCGTGGATATGTACCTGCTGATGAAAACAAAAAAGATAATGCACCAGTTGGAACACTTGCTGTAGATTCTATTTATACACCAGTTACAAAAGTCAACTATCAGGTTGAACCTGCTCGTGTAGGTAGCAATGATGGATTTGACAAATTAACCCTTGAAATCTTGACTAATGGAACAATTATTCCAGAAGATGCTTTAGGGCTTTCAGCACGTATCTTGACAGAACATCTTGATTTGTTTACAAATCTTACTGAGATTGCTAAGTCAACTGAAGTGATGAAAGAAGCTGATACTGAATCTGACGATCGTATTTTGGATCGTACGATTGAGGAACTGGACTTGTCTGTGCGTTCATACAACTGTTTGAAACGTGCCGGTATCAATACTGTGCATGATTTGACAGAAAAATCTGAAGCAGAGATGATGAAAGTACGAAATCTTGGACGCAAGAGTTTGGAAGAAGTGAAACTCAAACTCATTGACTTGGGTCTTGGATTAAAAGATAAATAA
- the rpsK gene encoding 30S ribosomal protein S11, translating into MAKPTRKRRVKKNIESGIAHIHATFNNTIVMITDVHGNAISWSSAGALGFKGSRKSTPFAAQMASEAAAKSAQEHGLKSVEVTVKGPGSGRESAIRALAAAGLEVTAIRDVTPVPHNGARPPKRRRV; encoded by the coding sequence TTGGCTAAACCAACACGTAAACGTCGTGTGAAAAAGAATATCGAATCTGGTATTGCCCATATTCACGCTACATTTAATAACACTATTGTTATGATTACTGATGTGCATGGTAACGCAATTTCTTGGTCATCAGCTGGTGCTCTTGGTTTCAAAGGTTCTCGTAAATCTACACCATTCGCTGCTCAAATGGCTTCTGAAGCTGCTGCTAAATCTGCACAAGAACACGGTCTTAAATCAGTTGAAGTTACTGTAAAAGGTCCAGGTTCTGGTCGTGAGTCAGCTATTCGTGCGCTTGCTGCCGCTGGTCTTGAAGTAACAGCAATTCGTGATGTGACTCCAGTGCCACACAATGGTGCTCGTCCTCCAAAACGTCGCCGTGTATAA
- the rpsM gene encoding 30S ribosomal protein S13, translated as MARIAGVDIPNDKRVVISLTYVYGIGLATSKKILAAAGISEDVRVRDLTSDQEDAIRREVDAIKVEGDLRREVNLNIKRLMEIGSYRGIRHRRGLPVRGQNTKNNARTRKGKAVAIAGKKK; from the coding sequence ATGGCTCGTATTGCTGGAGTTGACATTCCAAATGACAAACGCGTAGTAATCTCATTGACTTACGTTTACGGTATCGGACTTGCAACATCTAAGAAAATTTTGGCTGCTGCTGGAATCTCAGAAGATGTTCGTGTACGTGACCTTACATCAGATCAAGAAGATGCTATCCGTCGTGAAGTGGATGCAATCAAAGTTGAAGGTGACCTTCGTCGTGAAGTAAACTTGAACATCAAACGTTTGATGGAAATCGGTTCATACCGTGGTATCCGTCACCGTCGTGGACTTCCTGTCCGTGGACAAAACACTAAAAACAACGCTCGCACTCGTAAAGGTAAAGCTGTTGCGATTGCTGGTAAGAAAAAATAA
- the rpmJ gene encoding 50S ribosomal protein L36, giving the protein MKVRPSVKPICEYCKVIRRNGRVMVICPANPKHKQRQG; this is encoded by the coding sequence ATGAAAGTAAGACCATCGGTCAAACCAATTTGCGAATACTGTAAAGTAATTCGTCGTAATGGTCGTGTTATGGTAATTTGCCCAGCAAATCCAAAACACAAACAACGTCAAGGATAA
- the infA gene encoding translation initiation factor IF-1, with amino-acid sequence MAKDDVIEVEGKVVDTMPNAMFTVELENGHQILATVSGKIRKNYIRILAGDRVTVEMSPYDLTRGRITYRFK; translated from the coding sequence GTGGCAAAAGACGATGTGATTGAAGTTGAAGGCAAAGTAGTCGATACAATGCCTAACGCAATGTTTACGGTTGAACTTGAAAATGGACATCAGATTTTAGCAACAGTTTCTGGTAAAATTCGTAAAAACTATATTCGTATTTTAGCGGGAGATCGTGTTACTGTCGAGATGAGTCCATATGACTTGACACGTGGACGTATCACTTACCGCTTTAAATAA
- a CDS encoding adenylate kinase, which produces MNLLIMGLPGAGKGTQAAKIVEQFHVAHISTGDMFRAAMANQTEMGVLAKSYIDKGELVPDEVTNGIVKERLSQDDIKETGFLLDGYPRTIEQAHALDKTLAELGIELEGVINIEVNPDCLLERLSGRIIHRETGETFHKVFNPPVDYKEEDYYQREDDKPETVKRRLDVNIAQGEPIIAHYRVKGLVHDIEGNQDINDVFKDIEKVLTNLK; this is translated from the coding sequence ATGAATCTTTTGATTATGGGCTTACCTGGAGCAGGTAAGGGAACGCAAGCAGCTAAAATTGTGGAACAATTCCACGTGGCACACATTTCAACTGGGGATATGTTCCGTGCTGCTATGGCAAATCAAACTGAAATGGGTGTGCTTGCAAAGTCATACATCGACAAAGGTGAGTTGGTTCCAGATGAAGTTACAAATGGAATTGTTAAAGAACGCCTTTCACAGGATGATATCAAAGAAACAGGTTTCTTGTTAGATGGTTACCCACGTACGATTGAACAAGCTCATGCCTTGGATAAAACATTGGCTGAACTTGGTATCGAACTAGAAGGTGTGATCAATATCGAAGTGAACCCAGATTGTCTCTTGGAACGTTTGAGTGGCCGTATCATCCACCGCGAAACAGGCGAAACCTTCCACAAAGTTTTCAACCCACCCGTTGACTACAAAGAGGAAGATTATTACCAACGTGAAGATGACAAACCTGAAACAGTGAAACGTCGCTTGGATGTGAACATCGCCCAAGGTGAACCAATCATTGCTCACTACCGTGTCAAAGGTTTGGTTCACGATATCGAAGGAAATCAAGATATCAATGATGTGTTCAAAGACATCGAAAAAGTATTGACAAATTTGAAATAA
- the secY gene encoding preprotein translocase subunit SecY, with protein MFFKLLKEALKVKKVRSKILFTIFIILVFRIGTSITVPGVNAKSLEALSGLSFLNMLSLVSGNAMKNFSVFALGVSPYITASIVVQLLQMDIVPKFVEWGKQGEVGRRKINQATRYIALVLAFVQSIGITAGFNTLSGAKLLTTDLTPQVFVTIGIILTAGTMIVTWLGEQITDKGYGNGVSMIIFAGIVASIPEMIHGIYVDYFVNIPSDRLTSSIIFVVILIIAVLLIVYFTTYVQQAEYKIPIQYTKVAQGAPSSSYLPLKVNPAGVIPVIFASSITAAPAAILQFVSAMGLDWTWVRTAQEMLATTSPTGVAMYALLIILFTFFYTFVQINPEKAAENLQKSGAYIHGVRPGKGTEEFMSKLLRRLATVGSLFLGVISILPIVAKDVFGLSEAVAFGGTSLLIIISTGIEGIKQLEGYLLKRKYVGFMDKTE; from the coding sequence ATGTTTTTTAAATTATTAAAAGAGGCCCTCAAGGTTAAGAAAGTACGATCAAAAATTCTCTTTACGATTTTTATCATACTTGTCTTCCGTATCGGGACTAGTATTACTGTACCAGGTGTGAATGCAAAAAGTCTGGAAGCTTTGAGTGGATTATCCTTCTTGAACATGCTTAGTTTAGTTTCAGGGAATGCCATGAAGAACTTCTCGGTTTTTGCACTCGGTGTGAGTCCGTATATCACAGCTTCCATCGTTGTTCAATTGCTACAAATGGATATTGTTCCAAAGTTTGTAGAGTGGGGCAAGCAGGGGGAAGTAGGACGGAGAAAGATAAACCAAGCGACTCGTTATATTGCGCTTGTACTTGCGTTTGTGCAATCAATCGGAATCACTGCTGGTTTTAACACTCTATCTGGTGCAAAATTATTAACGACAGATCTAACCCCTCAAGTCTTTGTTACGATTGGTATTATCCTGACTGCAGGTACTATGATTGTTACTTGGCTCGGGGAGCAAATCACTGATAAGGGATATGGTAACGGGGTGTCTATGATTATCTTTGCTGGGATTGTGGCTTCAATTCCAGAGATGATTCATGGTATCTATGTGGACTATTTTGTCAATATTCCAAGTGATCGGTTGACGTCATCTATTATATTTGTCGTTATTCTCATTATAGCTGTTTTGTTGATTGTTTACTTTACAACATATGTACAACAGGCAGAATATAAAATTCCGATCCAATATACAAAAGTTGCTCAAGGTGCTCCATCCAGTTCTTACCTTCCTTTGAAGGTCAATCCTGCTGGTGTTATCCCAGTTATCTTTGCAAGTTCGATTACGGCAGCTCCTGCGGCTATTCTTCAGTTTGTCAGCGCTATGGGGCTTGATTGGACTTGGGTACGTACAGCACAAGAAATGCTTGCGACAACATCTCCAACAGGTGTTGCCATGTATGCACTGCTGATTATTCTCTTTACCTTCTTCTATACATTTGTACAGATCAATCCAGAGAAAGCAGCAGAAAACTTGCAAAAGAGCGGAGCCTATATCCACGGTGTCCGTCCAGGTAAAGGAACAGAAGAGTTTATGTCAAAACTTCTTCGTCGCCTTGCAACCGTCGGTTCCCTTTTCCTTGGTGTGATTTCAATCTTGCCGATTGTAGCAAAAGATGTCTTTGGGCTCTCAGAAGCGGTTGCTTTTGGGGGAACTAGTCTTTTGATCATTATTTCGACAGGTATCGAAGGAATCAAACAGCTAGAAGGTTACCTATTGAAACGTAAGTATGTTGGTTTCATGGACAAAACAGAATAA